From the genome of Gemmatimonadales bacterium:
TCCTTGGTCGTGAAGAAGGGATCGAACACCCGCTCCCGATCCGCCTCCGACACCCCAGGCCCGTCATCGGCGACGAAGAGCATGACCCCTCTCGTCCCCGGTTCCAGCTCACGCGGCCGCGGCTCCGGCGCCCACCTTCGTCCCGGATCGGGCCAGTGATACTTGTTGTCGCCCTGTCTGGTCGTGGTCCGCCGCTGAGTGCCGATGGCCTTGGCGCGAGTGCCCACGACCACCCGTCCACCTGGGCTCGCCTGACAGGCGTTCACCACCAGATTGACGATGACCTGCTCCAGCAGGTGCTGATCGCCTCGAACCGGCGGGAGTCCCTCGTCGAGCGAGACTTCCAGCGCCTGTCCGCGCAGCAGTCCCTGTGCTTCCAGAAAGTCGAGCACCGTATGGACCGCGGCATTCAGATCAGTGGCGCCATCGTGCCGGCTGTCGGGCGCGGGTTCGGCGCCGGGCCGGGCATAATCCACGAGACCTTGCACGATTCGTTCGATCCGCTGGATGGCCTGGTGCATGTCACAGGTCACCTTGGGATCGGCACCTCGGCGCTGCAGCACCTCGACGTAACTCGCGAGTGCACCGAGAGGATTTCTGACTTCGTGAGCTACGCCCGCCGCCAGTCGGCCAATGCCGGCGAGCTTCTCGACGCGAACGACTTGGCTCTGCACGTCCAGCAAGTTCTCCGCCATCGCGCGATAGCGGGCTGCCAGCAGCTCCAGTTCGGCGGCAGCTTGGGGCGCGTGCGCAGGAAACTCCCCGACCGCAAGCGCATCAGCCTCAGCGGTCAGCTCGCGGACCGGCACG
Proteins encoded in this window:
- a CDS encoding HAMP domain-containing sensor histidine kinase, whose amino-acid sequence is MAGRGRRSLRTALLLELGFVTSSAVAVVGLTTILMTGSDLRATLESLLALWLGSTMVFILFGAYAVHRLVVVPVRELTAEADALAVGEFPAHAPQAAAELELLAARYRAMAENLLDVQSQVVRVEKLAGIGRLAAGVAHEVRNPLGALASYVEVLQRRGADPKVTCDMHQAIQRIERIVQGLVDYARPGAEPAPDSRHDGATDLNAAVHTVLDFLEAQGLLRGQALEVSLDEGLPPVRGDQHLLEQVIVNLVVNACQASPGGRVVVGTRAKAIGTQRRTTTRQGDNKYHWPDPGRRWAPEPRPRELEPGTRGVMLFVADDGPGVSEADRERVFDPFFTTKDPGQGTGLGLAIVARTIYESGGTVWVDRAREGGAVFKAFLPIASEIDAAADR